Within the Glycine max cultivar Williams 82 chromosome 12, Glycine_max_v4.0, whole genome shotgun sequence genome, the region AAGATCCTTGAAACCACGATCCCAACTTATCTAATCCAATAATAATAACCCATAATTATGCTTGAATGACCGTGCATGTGCCGCGTTTGAAAGcataagaaaagataaatgaatataatgcaaagaaaagaaagataaaaaatatttacataaaataaaggCACAACCTATGTAGTACTTGTTACCATAAAATTTAGCTTAAGCATATTGCACCTacaatttaatagaaaaatgatGCACTGAAAATTCAGTGAAAATTACTACTATAGTACTTTCTGTTTAAAGCtacattttatcattaaaaactaattagttAATTGGAAATAGAGtatacaacaattgcaacaatttTTTAACCGAACAATTTATCAACCGATATATATTAGCATCTTATGCTTGAGATTTAATAGTCTTATTCTGAAGCGGATATTAAATCACTTTTTTCTGAGTAAATCCTAATTAAAATGGAGTAGATAAtgatgtttgtgtgtgtgtgtgtattttatGTTACATTTAATTAACGTGTATTgccattatatatatttatgttatcaATTGATATGAGATTTTCTTGGTatcatttttaacataattattacGAGGTCAATACAATTAGAATATATGGTGATTTGTGAgagtgtaaaaaatatttatactttgggtagatgtattttttttttttttagaagtggAAGATAAATTGGCCACGAAAATGATATGCAGCTCAAgaattgcattttattttctgatAGAGAAGAATATATTCCTGCGTTTTTTCTATTAACATTGAACATAAAGGtgaataattttctttgtaataagataatataaattaaaaacggAAATGCGAagattcttaattttattgagGTGTTGTGATTCGAAATCAAACTGAAGGCAACGCCACTGCAATCTGTTCTAATTAGAAATAGAAGGTTCATCATCTCAAAAAGGCTTTTGTGATTCTCGATTTGATTTGGATCGCACAGAACGAAGGCATGGGTCAAGCTTTTCGGAAGCTCTTCGACACCTTCTTCGGCAACACCGAGATGCGGGTCTCttccttccttctccattccttaATAGCAACAgtcataataatgataatataataattcttAGAAGAATAGATGTCATTTTTTGCTTAATAACGCTGATACTGTGCGGGGCTatgattttatttcaattttctcttttcaaatCGTTTGCTTTTGCAATCAGCTATCATCATGATTTATAAAGGAAGATAATGCAATTCTAGTGATCATTAATACTTGTTTTTCTTAGTCTCATCATCCATCTTCTAACCATAGATCCTTGATCTTTGCATGAGTTTCCgtacttactttttttttttacatttgttgGGATTAGGTTGTGATGCTTGGTCTAGATGCTGCTGGCAAAACAACTATACTGTACAAGCTCCACATTGGAGAAGTTTTATCTACTGTTCCTACAATAGGTGCGTTTAATTCTATAAGCGCATCATTTAATTTAGTTATACTATAAGCAGATTTCTTGGTATCAGCTAATTAAGCCATTTCTGTCTTGATAGCCAAAGGATGTTAAGCATATGCTTGTCGGTTATCTACTTAccttttgtttctttgtctgttttgaactttgaattTGCTTGTAAGTATGGAGTTGTTGTGATTCCTCATTGACAGTGTGAAGTAATCGAAATCTTTCTGTTAATGGAGCTGGATTTAGTTGAAACTAGATTTCTTGTGTCATGACTCgtgaaaaaaaagatattttcctCTCGACTGGCAGGGCAAATATCTATTAGCAGTGGATGTGTGTGAATTGAATAGGTCTTGATGCAAACATGTACCAGTATCACACTTAAGTTTAACAGGGGAAGAACTAGAAATAACCTATATGTTGTTTATTTAAGGCTTACGGATTTGTAGTGCTTTGCAGGTTTTAATGTGGAGAAGGTTCAGTATAAGAATGTTGTTTTCACGGTTTGGGATGTTGGAGGGCAAGAGAAATTAAGGGCACTTTGGAGGCACTATTTTAACAACACTGATGGTTTGGTAAGAATGAGTTTCCATTATTTGTTGTGTTTTATCTTAATGAAAACACAACTTCTGCAATTTGGTATCTTGTAAAGTTTTCCGTCTATTACAAAATCATTCATCACATGTTACAGATCTATAGTTGCCAGGTTGATACATATGTGCATATTTATGCAGATATATGTTGTTGATAGTCTGGACCGCGAAAGGATAGGGAAAGCAAAGCAGGAATTTCAggtaataaaatcaaaatgtgTACAGATACGCGATGTTATTCCAAACTGATTTTGAATATATCTATGGATTACTTGCAGACAGTCATAAATGATCCGTTTATGCTCCACAGTATCATCTTGGTGTTTGCCAACAAACAGGACCTGGTATGTCTTCATTACTTCTTGATTGGTGTTTTTTCGGCTGAATGAGCtaacatatataattatcttCATGAGTAAGGATGAAATCAGAGCCAAATAATGTGAATTGATTGACATTGTTTACTGAATGTACTACAAGAGTTAGTAGTGGGTTATATACTTAATGCATATACCAGTGCAGGTAAGTTTTATGCAACAAAAATCATTgaaatacttaaaatatttgaaaattagttAGACGTTTTAGAATTTCCCCCTGCTAATGGGCCACTGTCCGAAGGAATCAAGTGCAGTAGAAAATATTCATTGTTTTACAAGCTACTCACTAACAAtattcttcatattttttattatatgtaacAATTATTAGATGATGCATGGCACATCCAGCAGAAACAGTGTGTGTGTGACTGTGTGTGTCACTTGCGCATATGTGTGCAGACATACTTAATTTCCAATATGATTAGCTTATATGTTTGGTTGGAACATATGAGAAATATGAATCAACATGGGGAAGCTAAACAAACTTATACCTACAGAAAAAAGTAAAGCAATTGCTAAATGCTTGTTCCCATCATAGGTCCAACTGAGCTACACAAGCTTATGATAATAACAAGTTAGAAAACACCTTGCATGGAGGGTAGGCtcttgcaaaaaaataaaattcaaagtaTATTTTCCAGAAGTTTTTAGAATTTACATGTAGTGCCAAACTAATTAACTAGGAGCTAGTTGCCACAAGGGGTTTGCTCAATGTAGATTTCCTTCCTTAATGACTGTTAACATAATTCCTAATTTGTATTTGGCTCTCCAGCTAATGCCACTATCTGGGTAACATTTTctattaataagttttttttttcttcttgtttgttCATGATTCTGGTTgaccataaaaaatttaataccagtaagatttttttttgtgtttcactTTTTGGGGGAATTTGTGGGTTTTTTTTCCCACATATTCAAGTTAGATTCTTACATCTAT harbors:
- the LOC100816276 gene encoding uncharacterized protein LOC100816276 → MGQAFRKLFDTFFGNTEMRVVMLGLDAAGKTTILYKLHIGEVLSTVPTIGFNVEKVQYKNVVFTVWDVGGQEKLRALWRHYFNNTDGLIYVVDSLDRERIGKAKQEFQTVINDPFMLHSIILVFANKQDLKGAMSPREICEGLGLFDLKNRKWHIQGTCALRGDGLYEGLDWLSTTLKERRAAGYSSIGLGTSSF